One Actinomycetota bacterium DNA segment encodes these proteins:
- a CDS encoding WhiB family transcriptional regulator → MTEVGCWRDQAACRDLVTADHDPFFADTEAGQSEAIGICTACPVRDACLTFAVRTGQQYGIWGGQPQQIIRRLIAADRAGRPQARRTPAGHPQASKTHCKRGHQFTADNTYYTPDGHRRCRTCLREAQPVRASKGGGSDVA, encoded by the coding sequence ATGACCGAGGTGGGTTGCTGGCGTGATCAGGCTGCCTGCCGCGACCTGGTCACGGCCGATCACGACCCGTTCTTCGCTGACACTGAGGCCGGCCAGAGCGAGGCCATCGGCATCTGCACGGCCTGCCCGGTGCGCGATGCCTGCCTGACCTTCGCGGTGCGGACCGGCCAGCAGTACGGCATCTGGGGCGGCCAACCCCAGCAGATCATCCGTCGCCTGATCGCGGCCGACCGCGCCGGCCGCCCTCAAGCCCGCCGCACGCCGGCCGGCCATCCCCAGGCCAGCAAGACCCACTGCAAGCGCGGCCATCAGTTCACCGCCGACAACACCTACTACACCCCTGACGGTCATCGCCGCTGCCGCACCTGCCTGCGGGAAGCGCAACCCGTCCGAGCCTCGAAAGGAGGTGGCTCGGATGTGGCGTGA